The genomic stretch GGATTGTTGCAGATAATGAAATCAATGCTGATGCTTTTATAGTCGAAGGAGACAAGCTTGTTGTTGACGTGAAAGATTCGGATAATTCGATAAAATCTTCCGAGAAGGTTGTGGAAAGCAGTCTTATTTCTAAAATCAGGATTGGAAATCATCCGGCGCCGTCCCATAAAGTCAGATTTGTTGCAGATCTCAAGAAGGCAGTCAAGTATGAAGTAAACAAACAGGGCAGGGAAATAACAATAGATGTTTATTCAAAAGGGGATAAGGGACGACCCAAGGTTCAGTTGGCATCAATTGCTCCGGTACCTGTTGGCGGAGATGGTAATCCCGGAGATACTAATTCTGCTGTAAGCACCACAGAAAAAACTCCTGCTGCAAGTGAAAAAAGTGAAGAAGTTGTGGCACCGAAGACTGCCGTTCAACCTGTTGCTGAACAGCCGCAGCCGCCTAAAGAAAAAAAGAGTGCAACGCCTTCACAGACGGCAAATGTCACACCGGAGAAGAAGAATGGTCAGAACAGCGTCAAGAAGGTATCACTTGATTTTCAGGATGCTGATATCGTAAATGTGCTGAGACTTCTCGCTGAGGTCAGCAAACTCAATATGATAATCGGCGACAATGTGAAAGGTAAAATAACCATCAAGATGCTTGATGTGCCCTGGGACCAGGCCCTCAACATCATCCTGAAAATGAAAGGACTCGGCAAGATATACGAGAACAACGTGGTCAGGATTGATACACTGGTAAACATAGCTCAGCAACAGGAAGAGGAGGCACGGGCCAAGGATGCCATGGTTAAGGCAGAGGACTTGTCTACAAAGATAATTCCTGTTAATTATGCGAAGGCAAAGGAGGTAGCCGACTCTATAAAGAAGACACTCAGTTCAAGGGGGGATATGACAATTGATGATCGCACCAATACCCTGATAGTTAAAGATGTGGCAGATAAACATGAAGAGATTGTCCAGCTTCTTAAAACACTTGACAGGCCGACACCTCAGGTTTTGATCGAGGCAAGGATTGTGCAGGCAGACTCCAACTTTGCAAAAGATCTCGGGGTGCAATGGGGCGGCAATTATACCTCCAGCCCGGGTGATTACACTATGAGTGTCGTATCCGGCCCATCAGGGACAGTAGGCGCACCTACAACAGGTTTTGCCGTTAATCTGCCTGCAAGTGGTCTTGCGGGATCAAAAGGGAGCGTTGGATTTACAATAGGAAAGACTGTTGGAGATGCGTTTAACCTTGATCTCAGGCTGTCTGCCGGAGAGACTAAGGGATTGACAAAGATACTGTCTGCTCCAAAGATTGCAACCCTTGACAACAGGGAAGCAATTATTCAACAGGGCGAATCCATTCCATACAAGACCTATTCTCAGGAAGGTACGAAGACAGAGTTTATTGATGCGACCCTGACTCTTAAAGTAATACCAAAGGTTACGCCTGATGGCCATATATCAATGAATATTAAAATTACCAAGAACCGTCAGGGGTCAATAGTAGTTGAAGGTACCCCGAGCATCAACAAAAAAGAGGCGACAACAGAGGTGCTCGTAAGAGATGGAGAAACGACTGTAATAGGCGGCATCTACGAATTGTCTGATACGGATAACGAAAATATGATCCCGTGGATACACAAGGTGCCTGTGCTTGGATGGTTATTCAAGAATACATCGAAATCAAATATAAAGAGCGAATTACTAATCTTTATTACACCTAAGATCATACCTGTAACTTCATGAGGGTTTTATGCTGCGCTTCCTGACAGCCGGGGAGTCTCATGGACAGCTTCTCATTGGAGTCATTGACGGCATCCCATCAGGGCTGGAACTTACCGCACAGGATATAAATCCGGATCTTGCCAGGCGCCAGATCGGCTATGGCCGCGGTGGCAGGATGCGGATTGAAAAAGATACAGCGGAGATTACCTGCGGCGTAAGATGGGGAAAGACCCTTGGAAGCCCGTTAGGCCTCTTAATCAGAAATAAAGACTGGGTAAATTGGACAGACAGGATGTCACCGGACCCTGCCCTGTCAGACTGCATCCCGCCTGAGACAAAACCAAGGCCAGGCCACGCAGACCTTTGCGGAATAATAAAATATGCTCACAATGATGTAAGAAACGTGCTCGAGAGGGCGAGCGCAAGAGAGACAGCGGTGAGGGTTGCTCTGGGCGCTGTTGCAAAGACTTTTTTGCGTTCGTTTTCTGTAAATATTTTAAGTCATGTAACAGAGATAGGCGGTGTCCGAGTGAAGCCCCGCAAGATGTCACTTGATGTGCTTTCAGACAGGGCCGAGAAATCGGATTTGCGTTGTGCTGACAAAAAGTCCGAAGCATTGATGAAAAAGAAGATTGATGAGGCGAAGAGGAAGGGTGATACTGTAGGAGGTGTGTTCGAGGTAATTGCGGCCAATGTCCCGCCAGGATTGGGAAGCTACGCACAATGGGACAGGAGGATGAATGCAAGGCTTGCATTTGCCGTAATGAGCATACAGGCCATAAAAGGTGTTGAGATCGGGATAGGTTTTGAGGCTGCAGGACGCTTTGGTTCTGACGTACACGATGCCATCTGCTATGACAGGAGTAAGCAAAAATTCTACAGAATGACAAACAGGGCTGGAGGGATTGAAGGGGGCATTACAAATGGTGAGAATATAATTGTGCGTGCGGCCATGAAGCCTATCGCAACGCTTTATTCCCCTATGGATTCAGTTGACATAAAGACCAGGAAACCGTTTAAGGCGACCGTTGAACGTTCTGATTACTGCGCAGTACCTGCCGCAAGCGTTGTAGGCGAGGCGATGGTGGCTGTTGAAATAGCCAATGCATTCCTTGAAAAATTTGGCGGTGATTCCATGGATGAAGTTCATCGGAATTATCAGGGTTACCTCGATTATATCAGCAAGATATAATAAAGCTCATTCATCAGTTAACCGTCATTTATCTTCGGAACTTGATATCAGAGTTTACAGGGATTTTCGGATGAACCGTCATGAGCCCTTCGACAAGCTCAGGGCTCACAAGGAGTCATGAAAAACGTCATTCCAGCGTAAGCGGGAATCCAGAGCGGGGCCTGATTCTGGATTCCCACTCCCCGCTTAAATCATGCGGGGACAGGTTCCGTGGGAATGACGGGTATACAGGAGCATTTTCAGGTGAATATCATCCTTACAGGCTTCATGGGCAGTGGAAAAACAGCAGTTGGCAGGAGCCTTGCCGGCAGGCTTGGTTACGCCTTTACAGATACGGACCTGCTTGTCGAGGCAAAGACAGGTAAAACCATAAACGAAATATTTGAGACAGATGGTGAGGCATTTTTCAGAAATCAGGAGACGATGATACTGGAAGAGCTGACAGGAGTCAATGAACGTGTAATATCTACAGGCGGCGGGATAGTTACAAAAGAGGAAAACATCATTAAGTTAAGAAAGATCGGTTTTATAATATGGCTTAAGGCATCTCCGGAGACGGTTTACAACAGGGTCTGCGATGAAAACCACCGGCCGCTTTTAAAAACAGATAACCCCCTTGAGCAGATTAAACGACTAATGTCCCGGCGTGAGCAGGCATATTCGAAGGCTGATTTAACGATTGACACAGACGGGCTTGAAGTTGATGATATAGTTGACATTATAATAGAAAAGGCAATGGGGAGAACGTAACCCTATGGATATAAAAAAAGTCAGGGTAGAGCTGGGACAGCGGAGCTATGATATATGCATAGGTCATGGCATACTTCAGGGACTCGCCGGTCACATGAAAATGCTTCCTGCAGGCAGGAAGGGTGCGATAATCACGAATCCAGGGTTAAACAAACTCTACGGTGAATCACTGAGCCGCAATCTGTCAGCCGAGGGTTACAGGATAACGACCATTGAAATTCCCGCAGGAGAGCGATACAAGACACTGAAATCTGTCAGCAGGATTTACGATATTCTTATCGGAGAAAAGTTTGAAAGAAACTCTTTCATAATAGCCCTTGGCGGAGGAGTCATCGGAGATATAGCCGGATTTGCAGCTGCGACATATCTCCGTGGCATCCCGTATATACAGATACCCACGTCTTTACTGGCCCAGGTTGACAGCAGTGTGGGCGGTAAGACCGGAGTTGACCACGCCCTTGGCAAGAACCTGATCGGTGCATTCTATCAGCCTCTCCTTGTATGGATAGATGCAGGTGTACTGAAGAGCCTCCCGAGGCGTGAACTTATCTCAGGTATGGGTGAGGTCATAAAGTACGGTGTCATAGCAGATGAGCAATTCTTTAAATTTACGGAAGAACGAATACGGGATATCCTGTCACTGAATGAAGACAGCCTTATACACACAGTATCCAGGTCTTGTGAGATAAAGGCAATGATAGTGGCCTCTGACGAAAGAGAGAGCGGTTTAAGGGCAATCCTGAACTTTGGCCACACGATGGGTCATGCAGTGGAGACAGCCACAGGCTACAGGAAATACAGGCACGGAGAGGCTGTGGCAATGGGCATGGTCTTCGCTGCAAAGCTTGCCGCTGGTCTGGGGTTATGCCGGGCGGATGTTTCTGAACGGATAGAGGGCCTTTGCAGGTCTGCCGGCCTCAGGACATCTCTCCCTGTTAAAGATATTTCAGTGCTTATGGATATCCTCCGCAGGGATAAAAAGGTTGTCAATGAGAAGTTACGATTTGTACTGCCTCTCAGGATTGGAGAGGTAAAGATAGTTGAAGATGTTGACAATGATGTCTTGCAGAGCACCCTACAATTATGTTACACTACTGACAAATCTGAAAAATAAGTCTTTCGTATGGAAAAAGATCACCAGGATGCCATAACAAATCTCAACTATAAAATAATAGAGCTTTCCACCCTTTATGAGATCGCCAGACGGTTAGGGGCATCAGTAGACCCCAGGGTGACACTTAGTTCCATACTTGAGATCCTGTCGGAGAGCATGGGTATGAGTCGCGGTACTCTTACACTTCTTGATCCCGAGACCAGACAGCTCTATATAGAATTTGCCCATGGCCTGACTCCTGAAGAAAAGAAACGCGGCATTTACAGGATAGGCGAAGGCATTACCGGCAAGGTCGTTGAGACGGGAGAGCCTATTATCGTGCCTGATGTAGGCAGGGAGCCTCTTTTCCTGAACAGGACAAGATCGCGGGGGGATATCAAAAGGGACAACATCTCCTTCATCTGCGTCCCGGTCAAGGTAAAGGGAGAGACAATAGGTGTAGTAAGTGTTGACAGGCTTTTTACGGATAAGTCCGTTTCCCTTGATGAGGATGTACGTATACTTACTATCGTAGCCTCATTAATTGGACAGGCCATAACAACAGCAAAATCGGTTGAACAGGAAAAGAAAAATCTGCTCAGAGAGAAAATGACCCTGCAGAGGGAGCTAAAGTCTCCATACCGCTTTGCAAATATCGTGTTTGTTAGCGACAAGATGAGGGATGTCCTCGACTCTGCATGGAGGGTAAGCCAGAGCAAGGCAACCGTATTGTTAAGAGGGGAGAGCGGAACCGGCAAGGAGTTAATAGCAAGGACAATACACTATCACAGCAAGCGCTGCGACAAAGCTTTCATCAGCGTCAATTGTGCGGCCATCCCAGACACACTCATTGAAAGCGATCTGTTCGGCCATGTAAAAGGGGCATTTACAGGGGCATTGAATGAGAAGAGGGGGCGGTTTGAGATGGCGGATGGCGGGACACTCTTTCTTGATGAGATAGGTGACATCCCCCCGCCGACTCAGGTAAAACTGCTCAGGGTGCTTCAGGAGAGGAGGTTTGAGCGGGTTGGAAGCTCAAAGGGCATAACGGTTGATGTGAGGATAATTGCTGCAACCAACCGGAATCTTGAAGAGGCTGTCAGGGATGGGAAATTCCGTGAAGACCTCTACTACAGGTTAAACGTCGTGCCTGTCAGGATACCTTCTCTAAGGGAGAGGAAAGAAGATATACCGCCTCTTGTTGGTCATTTCCTGCAGCTCTATAATGAAGAGAATGGCAGGGATGTCAAGATATCCAATGAGGCGCTTGATACACTCCTTATGCATGACTGGCCCGGCAATGTCCGGGAACTTGAAAATTGCATAGAGAGGATGATCGTGATGGCAAAGAATGACCTTTTAATGACCGAGGACGTCCCTATCACCATTGATGCCAAAATCACAAACAACATCTCCGGCATGAGTGAAACGCATGGTCATGCGAAGACGCTTGATCACACTATAGAAGACATGGAGAAGGAGAAGATACTTGAGGCGTTAAGACGGGCTGGTTTTGTTCAGGCCAGGGCAGCCAGGCAACTTGGCATCACATCGCGGCAGATAGGCTATAAAATCAGGAAATACGGGATTACCACTCCATGATTCAGAGTATGACAGGATATGGCTGCAGCGAAGGGATATGCGGCGGGATTGCCTATAAGGCAGAGGTCCGTTCAGTCAATCACAAATACTGTGATATTAATGTAAGGCTTCCTGAATCACTCACAAGGCTGGAGCAGTCCATACGGAGCCATATATCCAAAAGATGTTCCAGGGGCAAGATTGAACTGAACCTGACCAGAATGTCATCTTCCTTAAATTACAGCGCCCAGGTTCTAAACAGAGAGGCAATTACGCGCTGTCAGACACTCCTCAAAGAACTATCAGGGCATTTCGGGGTAAATTTCATCATGAAAAATGAGATAGGCATATCAGACCTTACAGCGCTCAGGGATTTTCTGGTATATGAAAGCAGTGAAGCCGGCAAGGCGGATTTTGACACTGCGATTATGAATATAGTTGTGAAATCCGTTGACAGCCTCATGAAAATGAGGTTGAGAGAGGGTGAGTCAATATACAAAGACCTCAGGAAACGGATTAACCGGTTAGATGCCCTCATTAACCGAATAGAGAAGCGTGTCCCTGCTGTGATCCTCGGCATGAAGTCACGTTATACTGAAAGAGTGAAGGAAATCTCAGGTGTTTTGCAGCCTGACAGGAATGTGATTGCCCGGGAAATCGCAATAATGATCGAACGTATGGATATTACTGAAGAAATTGTGCGGGTTGGCAGTCACGTCAGGCAGTTGAGAGACAAGCTCGGCAACGGTGCTGTTGTAGGACGCAGTATAGACTTTCTCCTTCAGGAGATCAACCGTGAGGTCAATACCATTGCGTCAAAGGCATCGGATGTCAGGATAGCTCAGTTGGTTGTTGAAATGAAAACTGAAATCGAGAGGGTTCGGGAACAGGTGCAGAATGTTGAATAAACGACAAGTATTAGCAGGTTTTAAGAGTTTGTTGAGATTTTTGGTCTGAATATGTATACTATGCCGGATGGAGAATCACAGTGACAATGATGCGGGAGAGGCAGGCCCATGGATTAAAGATGGACTCCTTTTCGTTGTATCAGCTCCTTCAGGCGCCGGTAAGACTACACTTTGCAAAGAGGTAGTCAAATACATCCCTGACATACGGCACTCGGTATCTTATACGACCAGGACTGCCCGTCCATCAGAAACAGACGGCTGCGATTACCACTTTGTCTCTATTGATAAATTTAAGAACATGGTGGATGAAGATGCATTCATAGAATGGGCTGTCGTTCATGGAAATTATTACGGGACTTCGAGGAAAGAGTTGACGGAATTATTAAGGAGCGGGGCAGACTTAATCCTCGATATTGATTCAAACGGGGCCAGGCAGATAAAGAAAACCTTCAGCAACGGCGTGTTTTGCTATATATTGCCTCCCTCATTTACCCATCTGAGAGAGAGACTCATGGTAAGAAAGGGTGACTCCATTGATGAGATTGACAGGAGGATGAAAGTCGCCGGGGAAGAGGTGAAGGATTACAGGATGTATGATTATCTGATTATTAATGATAATTTTGATAAGGCGCTCGAAGAGCTCAGGTCTGTAATTATTAGCGCCAGGATAAGGGTGCAGAGGCTAAAAAGTTCATGGGTTGAAAACAATTTTTTTGACAAGAGAGGAGGGTAAATACCTTGGAAATAGTATCACTGCCGATTGTCTTTAAAAAGGAAATTCTGGACAGCAGATTTCGTCTGGTCGTTGTTGCCACTGAACGTGCCAGAAAGCTTATCAACGGGGCTAAACCCTGCGTGCCGCTTAAATATCTCAAAGAATCTACTGTTGCGCTGGAAGAGCTGGTATCGTGCGACGTTGAGATTGTCAGGGGCAAAGAGGCCAGGAAGGCATTACGTGAGGAAATAGAAAGGAAGGAGATGCAGGCAGCAGGAACCAGGGAAGCGGCTGAAGAGGATGAGGTCAAGAAAGAGATAGAGAAGGAGTTGGGAAATTACGTCAGTGAGGCTGAAGGCAGCGCAGGCAATGCCGGGACAGAGGAGTAGCATCATAACATAAGAGGCCTTAGGATGGGACTTGCAGGAAGAAAAATAATCCTCGGTGTCACAGGGAGTATTGCAGCGTATAAATCCGTTTATCTTTTACGGCGGCTCACCGAACATGGAGCAGATGTGAGTGTGGTGATGACTAATGAGGCCGCAAAGTTTGTAGCGCCTCTGACATTTCAGGTGTTATCCGGGAAATCAGTCCATACTGATATTTTTGAACATAGTCACGGAGGCGAGATATCTCATCTCTATCTCGGCAGGATGGCTGACATGGCGATAATCGCCCCTGCAACTGCAAACATTATAGGTAAAATGGCTGCCGGGATTGCAGACGACCTTCTGAGCACCATACTGCTTGCATGCAAGTGCCCGGTACTCCTCGCCCCTGCAATGGATTATGAAATGTATGAGAATAAAATCGTGCAGAAGAACATCTCATATTTGAGAGGACTTGGGGTCAATTTCACGGGTCCTGTAAGCGGACCTCTTGCCTCAGGCGCTGAGGGTTACGGCCGCATGTCTGAGCCTGATGATATTGTGTCACTGGTTGAAGAGACGATTGCAGGGTCATGCCGGAGGGACTTCGGGGGACTGACAGTTCTTGTTACCGCCGGTCCGACAAGGGAGGCGATAGACCCGGTGCGATATATCAGCAACCGCTCATCCGGCAGGATGGGTTATTCTGTCGCAGAAGCTGCAATGATACGAGGCGCCAGGGTTATTCTCATCAGTGGTCCTGTAGCATTAAACGGTCCTCCTGGAGCAGAGATTGTAAGGGTAACGTCCTCTGAGGAAATGTTCGATGCCGTTATAAACAGGATGCCTGAGGCTAATGTGGTCGTCATGTCTGCCGCTGTCTCTGATTTCAAACCTGCTGTGGTTTCAGGTTCCAAGATTAAGAAAGACAATCTGCCGCCGGCATATAAGAGTGCGGACGGCATGACGCTTAATCTTGTAAAGACACAGGATATACTAAAGGAGGTCTCCGGCAAGAGGATCAAACAGTTCATAGTGGGTTTTGCTGCAGAGACTGATAACGTTATCGCCAACGCGAGGGAGAAACTGGCTGCCAGGGATTTGGATATGATAGTGGCAAATGACATTACCAGGACAGGTGCGGGATTTGACACTGATACCAATATCGTCACCTTTATAGACCGGTCTGGAGATGTTGCTGAATATCCATTGATGACTAAAAAGGCTGTTGCAGATAAATTGCTCGATCATATAGCAAAGAGATTAGACACGGGTACTGATTATGTCAAACGATAAACACGGCAGGAACTTCATACCAGTAGCGGAAGAATACATAAGAAAAGGCATGCTGGACCAGGCTATAGAGTTGCTTAAGGAAGGCATCGGGTTATACCCTGGTTATCTTAGTGCAAGGGTGTCACTTGGCAAGGCATACATGGAGAAGGGGATGTTTAATGAGGCGATGGGGGAATTTGAGCATGTAGTCAGGATGAGTCCTGATAACCTGCTGGCCCACAGGAAACTGGCATTTCTTTACAGGGATGCAGGCATGCTTGATTCTTCCATCAGATCATGTGAGGCAGTCCTGATATATAGTCCAGGGGACAGGGAGATTTCAGACTTGCTGAGGATGCTCAGGGCTGAAAGGATGGAAAAGATACGCAGAAGCTCAGACAGTGATGAGCGAAAGGCCCCGGCTTCAGTTGAAAGATCCGCTGCAGCGATTGACTTTACCTCAGGATGGGAGGTTTCAGCAGATGAGTCCAGGCCGGGAGGGATCTCTGAGGAATACCTGACGGAGAGCATGGGAGATATCTGTATTGCACAGGGCGAGAAGGCGAAAGGAATTGAGATATTCAGGAAGATATTGGAGAAAGACCCCTCCAACGAATCAATAAAAAATAAGTTGATTGAGTTGGGGGAGATTAGTCCCCCTCATACGGCCGGGATTGAACGACTTCAGGATCTTCTGAACAATGTAAGGACGAACAGGAGATGAACGTTAGCCGTGCCAGGGTGCTGGTCATTCATGGACCGAACCTTAACATGCTCGGCAGGAGAGAGACCGGCGTGTATGGGAATGCAACACTTGACGAGATAAATGATGCCGTAACACTGCTTGCCAGAGAGCTCGATACAGATGTTTCATTCTTTCAGTCCAACTCTGAGGGGACGCTCATTGACACAATACATCAGGCGGCAGGCGCCTATGATGCTATTGTGATAAATCCGGGAGGGTATACCCATTCGAGCGTTGCCCTGCGTGATGCAATTGCTTCGGTAAACATACCGGCCGTAGAGGTGCATATGTCAAACATATACGGCAGGGAAGAATTCCGTCATCACTCATACATATCGCCTGTGGCTGCCGGGCAGATATCAGGGTTTGGCGTAAACAGCTATCTGCTTGGACTGAGGGCAGCAGTAGAGACAGTAAGAAAATAAGCAAGGAGGCGATTGTGATAGTTGTCGCGGATCTGAGAAATGGTCATAAGGTGGAGATTGAAGGCGAGCCATACAAAGTCGTGGAGGCCCAGCATGTCAAACCTGCGAAGGGCGGCGCATTTTGCAGGACAAAATTAAAAAGCCTGAAAACCGGCAGTGTTATCGAGAGGACCTACAGGGTAAATGAAAAACTCGAAGAACCCAATCTGGAGGAAAAGGACGTACAGTACCTCTATTGCACAGAGGGGCAGTACTGGTTTATGGATGTCAATTCTTACGAACAGTTGTTTGTGCGTGAGGATCAGCTTGGCGACAGCAAAAATTATCTCAAAGAGAATATGACTCTAAACATTCTGTATTTTAATGGAAATCCTATCGGGATTGATCTCCCCTTGTCAGTTGAGCTGACGATTGTCAGGACAGATCCTGGCATACGGGGTGACACTGCAACCGGCGGGACGAAGCCTGCTTACCTTGAAACTGGTGCAGTGGTCAAGGTGCCGCTGTATCTGAATGAGGGGGATAAGATCAAAGTAGATACCCGAACAGGGACATTCCTTGAAAGGGTGAAATGAAAAAGAAAAAGTCATTGGTTGATCTTGAGTATCTAAGGGACCTTTCTGAATTTCTCAAGGATTCTGATATCTCAGAACTTGAGATTGAGAAAGAGGGGACGAGGGTCAGGCTGAAAAAATCTCCGCCCCAGAATTTATACAGTCCCCGAAGGATACCTGAGACAGTAACCGCTTCCATACCAGCTCTGCCGCTAAACAAGGGAGCCTCGGCCATAACTGCCGAAGTTGCAGACGATAAATGCGTCACAGTGCGCTCTCCAATTGTAGGTACATTCTTCAGGTCTCCGACACCGGGAGGAGAACCCTATGTTAATGTCGGAGATATCGTCAAAAAGGGACAGATCATCTGCATAGTGGAAGCAATGAAACTGATGAATGAGATAGAAGCTGAGGCAGGCGGCAAGATAGTGGAGGTATTGGTGGAAGATGCCCAGTCTGTTGAATACGGAAAGGCGCTTTTCAGAATAGAGCCGGTATAATTATGTTTCACAAAATACTTATAGCAAACCGCGGGGAGATTGCTCTCCGGATAATCCGGGCGTGCAAAGAGCTCGGGATAAAGACCGTGGCCATCTACTCAAGCGCCGACGAGTCCTCACTTCATGCAAGATTTGCCGATGAGAGGGTATGTGTGGGACCTGCAGACAGCGCACAAAGTTACAGGAATATCCCGAATATCCTGAGCGCTGCAGAGATAACCGACGCAGAGGCCATTCACCCGGGCTACGGCTTCCTCGCTGAGAACGCCCATTTTGCTGAGGCATGCGAGGCCGCAGGAATCGTATTCATCGGGCCTACCCCTGACAACATAGCCCTTATGGGAGACAAGGCAAAGGCCAAGGAGACGATGATGAAATGCGGCGTCCCCATAATGCCCGGCAGCAGGGGTGTTGTAGCTACTGAGAAGGACGCCCTCGATGTCGTAAAGGAGATCGGATTTCCCGTAATAATCAAGGCGGTTGCCGGCGGCGGCGGAAGGGGGATGCGTGTTGTCCACAAGGAACAGGAACTTGTTAACACCTTCCTTATGGCTCAGGCAGAGGCAAAGGCATCTTTCGGCAGCGACGAGGTATATATAGAAAAGTTCTTTCAAAACCCCAGGCACATCGAGGTACAGGTGCTG from Nitrospirota bacterium encodes the following:
- the coaBC gene encoding bifunctional phosphopantothenoylcysteine decarboxylase/phosphopantothenate--cysteine ligase CoaBC; this translates as MGLAGRKIILGVTGSIAAYKSVYLLRRLTEHGADVSVVMTNEAAKFVAPLTFQVLSGKSVHTDIFEHSHGGEISHLYLGRMADMAIIAPATANIIGKMAAGIADDLLSTILLACKCPVLLAPAMDYEMYENKIVQKNISYLRGLGVNFTGPVSGPLASGAEGYGRMSEPDDIVSLVEETIAGSCRRDFGGLTVLVTAGPTREAIDPVRYISNRSSGRMGYSVAEAAMIRGARVILISGPVALNGPPGAEIVRVTSSEEMFDAVINRMPEANVVVMSAAVSDFKPAVVSGSKIKKDNLPPAYKSADGMTLNLVKTQDILKEVSGKRIKQFIVGFAAETDNVIANAREKLAARDLDMIVANDITRTGAGFDTDTNIVTFIDRSGDVAEYPLMTKKAVADKLLDHIAKRLDTGTDYVKR
- the aroQ gene encoding type II 3-dehydroquinate dehydratase, which translates into the protein MNVSRARVLVIHGPNLNMLGRRETGVYGNATLDEINDAVTLLARELDTDVSFFQSNSEGTLIDTIHQAAGAYDAIVINPGGYTHSSVALRDAIASVNIPAVEVHMSNIYGREEFRHHSYISPVAAGQISGFGVNSYLLGLRAAVETVRK
- the efp gene encoding elongation factor P, with the translated sequence MIVVADLRNGHKVEIEGEPYKVVEAQHVKPAKGGAFCRTKLKSLKTGSVIERTYRVNEKLEEPNLEEKDVQYLYCTEGQYWFMDVNSYEQLFVREDQLGDSKNYLKENMTLNILYFNGNPIGIDLPLSVELTIVRTDPGIRGDTATGGTKPAYLETGAVVKVPLYLNEGDKIKVDTRTGTFLERVK
- the accB gene encoding acetyl-CoA carboxylase biotin carboxyl carrier protein, which gives rise to MKKKKSLVDLEYLRDLSEFLKDSDISELEIEKEGTRVRLKKSPPQNLYSPRRIPETVTASIPALPLNKGASAITAEVADDKCVTVRSPIVGTFFRSPTPGGEPYVNVGDIVKKGQIICIVEAMKLMNEIEAEAGGKIVEVLVEDAQSVEYGKALFRIEPV